A part of Drosophila ananassae strain 14024-0371.13 chromosome 2R, ASM1763931v2, whole genome shotgun sequence genomic DNA contains:
- the LOC6507018 gene encoding integumentary mucin A.1 isoform X2 encodes MQSITILKVLVLLWSSGVALGDSVCSNCDSTYGQYACINETAYGMCFNQGSVDESAVQNCRDGYYCVLEGFCALMDSVQPACVPDDSTTTTDLTTDSSTLPPTTTTIEDSTDSSTTEPTTTDSSTSDSTTTESSTDSTTTESSTDSTITDSSTDSTTTDSSTGSTTTDSSTQSTTTDSSTDSTTTDSSTESTTPDSSTESTTPDSSTDSTTTDSSTESTTTDSSTESSTTTTESTTITTTTLPTVLPDSSTDSSPTESSTDSSTQSSTEPSPNTTSSSSTATTASNETDPEEYCSNLRKKGYYRVETDTTCKEYVYCYKLGQDYLGWLYYCNTGQYYNSETESCQSERPSNC; translated from the exons ATGCAGTCCATCACAATTTTGAAA GTATTGGTGCTTCTATGGAGCTCCGGCGTAGCACTGGGGGACTCCGTTTGTTCCAACTGCGACTCCACCTATGGACAATATGCTTGTATCAACGAGACTGCCTACGGAATGTGTTTCAATCAGGGCAGTGTGGATGAAAGCGCTGTTCAAAATTGTCGAGATGGGTATTATTGCGTCCTGGAGGGATTCTGTGCCCTAATGGATTCAGTTCAG CCCGCTTGTGTCCCAGATGATTCAACTACCACGACCGATTTAACAACAG ATTCTTCAACTTTACCTCCAACAACGACAACTATAGAAGATTCCACTGATTCTTCCACAACAGAGCCTACTACCACGGATTCTTCCACATCAGACTCTACTACTACAGAGTCTTCAACAGATTCTACTACCACAGAATCTTCAACAGATTCTACTATAACAGATTCTTCGACAGATTCTACTACCACAGACTCTTCAACAGGTTCTACTACAACAGATTCTTCAACACAATCTACCACCACGGATTCTTCAACAGATTCTACTACAACAGATTCTTCGACAGAATCTACCACCCCAGATTCTTCGACAGAATCTACTACCCCAGATTCTTCAACAGATTCTACTACAACAGATTCTTCGACAGAATCTACTACCACAGATTCTTCAACAGAATCTTCTACCACCACAACAG AATCTACTACCATTACAACAACTACTCTTCCAACTGTATTGCCAGATTCTTCCACTGATTCTTCCCCAACAGAATCTTCAACTGATTCTTCTACCCAAAGTAGCACTGAACCCAGTCCAAACACTACTAGCTCATCAAGTACCGCCACTACAGCCTCGAATGAAACGGACCCCGAAGAATATTGCTCAAATCTGCGAAAAAAAGGAtactatcgagttgaaactgaTACAACTTGCAAAGA gTACGTGTACTGCTACAAGCTGGGGCAGGACTATCTAGGATGGCTTTACTACTGCAATACCGGACAATATTACAATTCGGAAACGGAGTCCTGCCAATCGGAAAGACCTTCAAACTGTTGa
- the LOC6492996 gene encoding uncharacterized protein LOC6492996: MYRFIASALVLLLTLYIGRIQASCDVCQSNGAACINQTAYHLCFGRTQPDTNQTFICTDGLVCTDQPVICFQRSETPASCGDTDSCGQCGPNYTFACTSRTTFAFCFGALTPTNVTGSCPTGYFCDASTKEICVTKTTDDSIVCHLD, encoded by the exons ATGTACAGGTTCATAGCTTCCGCCTTA GTCCTTCTTCTGACCTTGTACATCGGCCGGATTCAGGCATCCTGCGATGTCTGCCAGTCAAATGGAGCTGCTTGCATCAACCAGACCGCTTATCATTTGTGTTTCGGAAGAACCCAACCCGACACCAATCAGACCTTCATCTGCACGGATGGATTGGTGTGTACGGATCAGCCCGTGATATGCTTCCAACGCAGCGAAACTCCGGCTAGTTGCGGCGACACCGACAGCTGTGGCCAATGTGGTCCCAACTATACATTCGCCTGCACCTCCCGCACCACCTTCGCCTTCTGCTTTGGGGCCCTCACGCCCACCAATGTCACCGGAAGCTGTCCCACCGGATACTTTTGTGACGCCTCCACGAAGGAAATTTGCGTCACCAAAACCACTGATGATTCGATAGTATGCCATTTagattaa
- the LOC6507018 gene encoding cell wall protein DAN4 isoform X3 has translation MQSITILKVLVLLWSSGVALGDSVCSNCDSTYGQYACINETAYGMCFNQGSVDESAVQNCRDGYYCVLEGFCALMDSVQPACVPDDSTTTTDLTTESTTLTTELVTDSSTLPPTTTTIEDSTDSSTTEPTTTDSSTSDSTTTESSTDSTTTESSTDSTITDSSTDSTTTDSSTGSTTTDSSTQSTTTDSSTDSTTTDSSTESTTPDSSTESTTPDSSTDSTTTDSSTESTTTDSSTESSTTTTDSSTDSSPTESSTDSSTQSSTEPSPNTTSSSSTATTASNETDPEEYCSNLRKKGYYRVETDTTCKEYVYCYKLGQDYLGWLYYCNTGQYYNSETESCQSERPSNC, from the exons ATGCAGTCCATCACAATTTTGAAA GTATTGGTGCTTCTATGGAGCTCCGGCGTAGCACTGGGGGACTCCGTTTGTTCCAACTGCGACTCCACCTATGGACAATATGCTTGTATCAACGAGACTGCCTACGGAATGTGTTTCAATCAGGGCAGTGTGGATGAAAGCGCTGTTCAAAATTGTCGAGATGGGTATTATTGCGTCCTGGAGGGATTCTGTGCCCTAATGGATTCAGTTCAG CCCGCTTGTGTCCCAGATGATTCAACTACCACGACCGATTTAACAACAG AATCAACCACCTTAACAACAGAGTTAGTCACAG ATTCTTCAACTTTACCTCCAACAACGACAACTATAGAAGATTCCACTGATTCTTCCACAACAGAGCCTACTACCACGGATTCTTCCACATCAGACTCTACTACTACAGAGTCTTCAACAGATTCTACTACCACAGAATCTTCAACAGATTCTACTATAACAGATTCTTCGACAGATTCTACTACCACAGACTCTTCAACAGGTTCTACTACAACAGATTCTTCAACACAATCTACCACCACGGATTCTTCAACAGATTCTACTACAACAGATTCTTCGACAGAATCTACCACCCCAGATTCTTCGACAGAATCTACTACCCCAGATTCTTCAACAGATTCTACTACAACAGATTCTTCGACAGAATCTACTACCACAGATTCTTCAACAGAATCTTCTACCACCACAACAG ATTCTTCCACTGATTCTTCCCCAACAGAATCTTCAACTGATTCTTCTACCCAAAGTAGCACTGAACCCAGTCCAAACACTACTAGCTCATCAAGTACCGCCACTACAGCCTCGAATGAAACGGACCCCGAAGAATATTGCTCAAATCTGCGAAAAAAAGGAtactatcgagttgaaactgaTACAACTTGCAAAGA gTACGTGTACTGCTACAAGCTGGGGCAGGACTATCTAGGATGGCTTTACTACTGCAATACCGGACAATATTACAATTCGGAAACGGAGTCCTGCCAATCGGAAAGACCTTCAAACTGTTGa
- the LOC6507018 gene encoding integumentary mucin A.1 isoform X1 has protein sequence MQSITILKVLVLLWSSGVALGDSVCSNCDSTYGQYACINETAYGMCFNQGSVDESAVQNCRDGYYCVLEGFCALMDSVQPACVPDDSTTTTDLTTESTTLTTELVTDSSTLPPTTTTIEDSTDSSTTEPTTTDSSTSDSTTTESSTDSTTTESSTDSTITDSSTDSTTTDSSTGSTTTDSSTQSTTTDSSTDSTTTDSSTESTTPDSSTESTTPDSSTDSTTTDSSTESTTTDSSTESSTTTTESTTITTTTLPTVLPDSSTDSSPTESSTDSSTQSSTEPSPNTTSSSSTATTASNETDPEEYCSNLRKKGYYRVETDTTCKEYVYCYKLGQDYLGWLYYCNTGQYYNSETESCQSERPSNC, from the exons ATGCAGTCCATCACAATTTTGAAA GTATTGGTGCTTCTATGGAGCTCCGGCGTAGCACTGGGGGACTCCGTTTGTTCCAACTGCGACTCCACCTATGGACAATATGCTTGTATCAACGAGACTGCCTACGGAATGTGTTTCAATCAGGGCAGTGTGGATGAAAGCGCTGTTCAAAATTGTCGAGATGGGTATTATTGCGTCCTGGAGGGATTCTGTGCCCTAATGGATTCAGTTCAG CCCGCTTGTGTCCCAGATGATTCAACTACCACGACCGATTTAACAACAG AATCAACCACCTTAACAACAGAGTTAGTCACAG ATTCTTCAACTTTACCTCCAACAACGACAACTATAGAAGATTCCACTGATTCTTCCACAACAGAGCCTACTACCACGGATTCTTCCACATCAGACTCTACTACTACAGAGTCTTCAACAGATTCTACTACCACAGAATCTTCAACAGATTCTACTATAACAGATTCTTCGACAGATTCTACTACCACAGACTCTTCAACAGGTTCTACTACAACAGATTCTTCAACACAATCTACCACCACGGATTCTTCAACAGATTCTACTACAACAGATTCTTCGACAGAATCTACCACCCCAGATTCTTCGACAGAATCTACTACCCCAGATTCTTCAACAGATTCTACTACAACAGATTCTTCGACAGAATCTACTACCACAGATTCTTCAACAGAATCTTCTACCACCACAACAG AATCTACTACCATTACAACAACTACTCTTCCAACTGTATTGCCAGATTCTTCCACTGATTCTTCCCCAACAGAATCTTCAACTGATTCTTCTACCCAAAGTAGCACTGAACCCAGTCCAAACACTACTAGCTCATCAAGTACCGCCACTACAGCCTCGAATGAAACGGACCCCGAAGAATATTGCTCAAATCTGCGAAAAAAAGGAtactatcgagttgaaactgaTACAACTTGCAAAGA gTACGTGTACTGCTACAAGCTGGGGCAGGACTATCTAGGATGGCTTTACTACTGCAATACCGGACAATATTACAATTCGGAAACGGAGTCCTGCCAATCGGAAAGACCTTCAAACTGTTGa
- the LOC6492995 gene encoding uncharacterized protein LOC6492995: MWTKIIVILVVIHCLAALPAPEQDDAGSWSADEACKGLTTTTHIENQNDSTCKTFILCYVTNSSTQAVTINCKSGMYFDSTLKICSTNKPENCT, translated from the exons ATGTGGACTAAAATTATTGTAATACTG GTTGTGATTCATTGTTTGGCCGCATTGCCGGCTCCAGAGCAGGATGATGCGGGATCATGGAGTGCCGATGAAGCTTGTAAAGGACTAACCACAACGACACACATAGAAAACCAAAACGATTCCACCTGCAAAAC atttattcTTTGCTATGTCACTAATTCATCTACCCAAGCTGTGACTATAAATTGTAAAAGCGGAATGTACTTCGACTCaacattaaaaatttgctCCACAAATAAGCCAGAAAATTGCACATAA
- the LOC26514462 gene encoding integumentary mucin C.1, which translates to MRVERMSMWVWKALVALLLVQRITAVCNVCQDASHIACHSETTFSVCYDGEPSYDLLSCPSGYYCTDDFYTCYENATPICNSGEDTTTTTAAPWNADDECQQQSQTTFMENKDDPTCTTYIICLVQDGSKTTNVLTCRANTYYSTSLKGCTSTLPDGCVETTTTTISTTIPTTIPTTTTTVTTTTTTTAKPWSAEETCKTVTKITLFANEDDPTCTSYLYCYVNNGVTTALIKNCPSGLYFNKTSCSATKPDTCT; encoded by the exons ATGCGAGTGGAAAGAATGAGCATGTGGGTATGGAAGGCGCTTGTAGCTTTG CTCTTGGTCCAGAGGATCACAGCCGTATGCAATGTGTGCCAAGATGCCAGTCACATTGCATGTCACAGCGAAACCACATTTTCCGTCTGCTATGATG GAGAGCCATCTTATGATCTACTGAGCTGTCCTTCTGGTTATTATTGCACGGATGACTTCTACACTTGTTATGAAAATGCAACACCCATTTGCAACTCAGGAGAGGATACGACCACCACCACAGCTGCTCCCTGGAATGCCGATGACGAGTGCCAGCAACAGAGTCAGACAACCTTTATGGAAAACAAGGATGATCCCACTTGTACAAC CTATATAATATGCCTTGTGCAAGATGGAAGCAAGACTACCAACGTGCTCACCTGCAGAGCCAACACTTATTATAGTACGAGCTTGAAGGGATGCACCTCCACTCTGCCAGATGGGTGTGTGGAAACGACAACTACAACCATCTCAACCACCATCCCAACCACCATTCCCACAACGACAACCACTGTGACCACCACCACGACCACGACAGCAAAGCCTTGGAGTGCTGAAGAAACGTGCAAGACAGTCACCAAGATCACTTTATTTGCCAACGAAGATGATCCCACATGCACCtc TTACCTATACTGCTATGTTAACAATGGAGTTACTACAGCTCTGATTAAAAATTGCCCATCAGGCctatattttaacaaaactaGCTGCTCCGCGACGAAACCAGATACCTGTACATAA
- the LOC6507018 gene encoding cell wall protein DAN4 isoform X4 → MQSITILKVLVLLWSSGVALGDSVCSNCDSTYGQYACINETAYGMCFNQGSVDESAVQNCRDGYYCVLEGFCALMDSVQPACVPDDSTTTTDLTTESTTLTTELVTDSSTLPPTTTTIEDSTDSSTTEPTTTDSSTSDSTTTESSTDSTTTESSTDSTITDSSTDSTTTDSSTGSTTTDSSTQSTTTDSSTDSTTTDSSTESTTPDSSTESTTPDSSTDSTTTDSSTESTTTDSSTESSTTTTESSTDSSTQSSTEPSPNTTSSSSTATTASNETDPEEYCSNLRKKGYYRVETDTTCKEYVYCYKLGQDYLGWLYYCNTGQYYNSETESCQSERPSNC, encoded by the exons ATGCAGTCCATCACAATTTTGAAA GTATTGGTGCTTCTATGGAGCTCCGGCGTAGCACTGGGGGACTCCGTTTGTTCCAACTGCGACTCCACCTATGGACAATATGCTTGTATCAACGAGACTGCCTACGGAATGTGTTTCAATCAGGGCAGTGTGGATGAAAGCGCTGTTCAAAATTGTCGAGATGGGTATTATTGCGTCCTGGAGGGATTCTGTGCCCTAATGGATTCAGTTCAG CCCGCTTGTGTCCCAGATGATTCAACTACCACGACCGATTTAACAACAG AATCAACCACCTTAACAACAGAGTTAGTCACAG ATTCTTCAACTTTACCTCCAACAACGACAACTATAGAAGATTCCACTGATTCTTCCACAACAGAGCCTACTACCACGGATTCTTCCACATCAGACTCTACTACTACAGAGTCTTCAACAGATTCTACTACCACAGAATCTTCAACAGATTCTACTATAACAGATTCTTCGACAGATTCTACTACCACAGACTCTTCAACAGGTTCTACTACAACAGATTCTTCAACACAATCTACCACCACGGATTCTTCAACAGATTCTACTACAACAGATTCTTCGACAGAATCTACCACCCCAGATTCTTCGACAGAATCTACTACCCCAGATTCTTCAACAGATTCTACTACAACAGATTCTTCGACAGAATCTACTACCACAGATTCTTCAACAGAATCTTCTACCACCACAACAG AATCTTCAACTGATTCTTCTACCCAAAGTAGCACTGAACCCAGTCCAAACACTACTAGCTCATCAAGTACCGCCACTACAGCCTCGAATGAAACGGACCCCGAAGAATATTGCTCAAATCTGCGAAAAAAAGGAtactatcgagttgaaactgaTACAACTTGCAAAGA gTACGTGTACTGCTACAAGCTGGGGCAGGACTATCTAGGATGGCTTTACTACTGCAATACCGGACAATATTACAATTCGGAAACGGAGTCCTGCCAATCGGAAAGACCTTCAAACTGTTGa
- the LOC6493881 gene encoding uncharacterized protein LOC6493881, whose product MGGTRCIFRDCSVNSKRNPKMHFFKLPLRDSKRVGAWLRNCGKEDILNVPNKKLDCKTVCARHFRIECFMNYKMDRLLPFVTPTLIRINSNFAIDLDNLDENGDAVLVKLEIPTQPHLIAPKDFDCPLGFNDESDCDPELWSRIIGQRDPAAGNQEASDRSRCEAALSNCEGRQQDDQPQAPKLIKKYEIKVIKRNLPDKQGVHCHKVTKKTKLAEEPESLEIHLEEDELHKQEESIPQPDLPKSKEEAGNNHVMINGKIMELKVQKQNSSNAWKSLKTQYLKPHDNEKAIKTVKESAEQEENLLQCDEIILGPNEEMEWDPNTLHSHESIESPKELPGTEASTQTLPDDLEKLTRVEAETQTLQDVQENPARIEAETQTLDEEPTRDQILLQYNQLKSDYEKIKKENSLLKLPIAQSESPKLPTNNKSAANSLSKPQLYMGIKKYLGPTMAALLRIELFGGSEDRSWKEDEQEFAVELLKLGEETYKYCCDEWRFRLPPLRLARTWLEADNQMAKDDEPLDL is encoded by the exons ATGGGGGGAACGCGATGCATTTTCCGCGATTGCTCTGTTAACTCGAAACGCAACCCGAAGATGCATTTCTTTAAACTACCGCTCCGTGACTCCAAGCGAGTTGGCGCCTGGCTGAGGAATTGTGGCAAGGAGGATATTTTGAATGTTCCGAATAAAAAATTGGATTGCAAGACAGTTTGCGCTCGTCATTTTCGCATTGAATGCTTTATGAACTATAAAATGGATCGATTGTTACCTTTTGTTACTCCTACGCTCATCCGGATAAACAGCAATTTTGCCATCGACTtggacaatctggatgagaACGGCGATGCAGTGCTTGTCAAACTGGAGATTCCAACGCAACCTCATCTAATTGCTCCTAAGGATTTCGACTGCCCTCTGGGGTTTAATGATGAAAGCGACTGTGACCCCGAATTATGGAGCCGAATAATCGGCCAAAGAGATCCCGCTGCTGGAAATCAAGAAGCGTCAGACAGGAGCAGATGTGAAGCGGCACTTTCAAACTGTGAAGGAAGGCAGCAGGATGATCAGCCACAAGCGCCAAAG cTTATCAAGAAGTATGAGATTAAAGTTATTAAACGAAACTTACCAGATAAGCAAGGAGTGCACTGCCATAAAGtgacaaaaaaaaccaaactgGCAGAAGAGCCGGAAAGTTTAGAAATCCATTTAGAAGAG GACGAACTTCATAAGCAGGAGGAATCCATTCCACAACCTGATCTTCCGAAATCAAAGGAAGAAGCAGGCAACAATCATGTAATGATAAACGGGAAAATCATGGAACTAAAAGTACAAAAACAGAATTCTAGCAATGCATGGAAGTCACTTAAAACCCAGTACCTGAAACCGCATGATAATGAAAAAGCTATCAAAACTGTAAAGGAATCAGCTGAGCAAGAAGAAAATCTATTGCAATGCGACGAAATTATTCTCGGGCCAAACGAGGAGATGGAATGGGATCCAAATACTTTGCACTCGCATGAGAGTATTGAATCTCCCAAGGAGCTTCCTGGAACAGAGGCATCAACTCAGACTTTACCAGATGATCTCGAGAAATTGACGCGAGTTGAGGCAGAAACTCAAACTTTACAAGATGTTCAAGAAAATCCAGCGCGAATAGAGGCAGAAACTCAAACTTTAGATGAGGAACCCACTAGGGATCAGATTCTGTTACAGTACAACCAATTAAAATCCGATTATGAAAAGAttaaaaaggaaaattctTTACTAAAGCTTCCGATTGCGCAATCGGAATCACCCAAATTACCAACCAACAACAAATCAGCAGCAAACTCTTTGTCAAAACCACAGCTGTATATGGGCATAAAGAAGTATCTGGGGCCCACGATGGCGGCTTTGTTGCGTATAGAATTATTTGGAGGATCTGAAGATAGATCTTGGAAGGAAGATGAGCAGGAATTTGCGGTGGAGCTTCTGAAACTAGGAGAGGAGACTTATAAGTACTGTTGCGATGAGTGGCGATTCCGACTACCACCCCTACGATTGGCGCGCACCTGGCTAGAAGCAGATAATCAAATGGCGAAGGACGACGAGCCGCTAGATTTATAA